The following proteins are co-located in the Triticum aestivum cultivar Chinese Spring chromosome 1A, IWGSC CS RefSeq v2.1, whole genome shotgun sequence genome:
- the LOC123059055 gene encoding pentatricopeptide repeat-containing protein At1g09900, translating to MASFASVATLPFPTCSSSDDDSDDAKPLPPLPTSEEICPPQQHQQQPQWRQLERDCNVAMKALARAGDVDQVLALFAELRTSGTPSVLCYNTLLNALVEAGHLEEAPKVFDEMCASGVRPDASSHNIFLKLRSWTTDHDDSPYKVIIRMQELGMKVDVSTYSTIVTGLCRAGKLLEAWGLLEWMQEAGCRPMVHTYTPIVQGYCREGRVKEAMDLMATMEAADCPPNVVTYNVLIRALCDAGQFNEVKQLLMESRTKGWTPSIVTYNTFMNGLCKKGKAKEALALLGVMLGKGLDPTDFTLSILLNCLCHASRISHARYLLERSTSSSRWYAGVVAYNTVMGRLCEMGHWRGVLKLLTDMIKKGVMPNTRTFNIAIRSLCIGRKCSAAKSLVCNQGFAANVVTYNTLIDWFFYHRTPSEVGRLMSDMAAGNIAVDEVTYTIFVVRLCRDGNFAKASSCFLKSLENGLSMDLLGVLINRLAYNGKITETIRIFQNMRERKGFSLDNSVFDLTIERFCRAGYCHDKYIHNLNSILDAMLGKQ from the coding sequence ATGGCCTCCTTCGCCTCCGTTGCGACCCTCCCCTTTCCCACctgctcctcctccgacgacgactctgACGACGCCAAGCCCCTCCCGCCTCTACCCACATCGGAGGAAATATGCCCTCcgcagcagcaccagcagcagccgCAGTGGCGGCAGCTGGAGCGCGACTGCAACGTAGCCATGAAGGCCCTGGCGCGCGCGGGCGACGTCGACCAGGTGCTCGCCCTCTTCGCCGAGCTCAGGACTTCCGGAACCCCCAGTGTGCTCTGCTACAACACTCTCCTCAACGCGCTCGTCGAAGCTGGCCATCTGGAGGAGGCCCccaaggtgttcgacgaaatgtgTGCGTCTGGGGTGCGGCCCGATGCGTCATCCCACAACATCTTTCTCAAGCTGCGTTCGTGGACCACCGACCACGACGACTCTCCGTACAAGGTGATCATCCGGATGCAAGAGCTTGGGATGAAAGTTGACGTGAGCACGTACTCTACAATTGTCACGGGGCTGTGCCGTGCGGGGAAGCTCCTCGAGGCATGGGGTCTGCTTGAGTGGATGCAGGAAGCGGGGTGCCGTCCCATGGTGCATACTTACACGCCAATTGTACAGGGATATTGCCGTGAGGGCCGTGTCAAGGAGGCCATGGACCTGATGGCCACGATGGAAGCTGCTGATTGCCCTCCCAATGTAGTCACCTACAATGTTCTGATCAGGGCTTTGTGCGACGCCGGCCAATTTAATGAAGTCAAGCAGCTTTTAATGGAGAGCAGAACCAAGGGTTGGACGCCCAGTATTGTCACCTACAATACCTTTATGAATGGTCTCTGCAAGAAAGGTAAGGCTAAGGAAGCACTTGCGCTGCTGGGTGTTATGCTgggcaaagggttggatcccacaGATTTTACTTTGAGCATTCTTCTGAATTGCCTTTGCCATGCCTCGAGGATTTCCCATGCCAGATACTTGCTAGAGAGGAGTACGTCGTCATCGAGATGGTATGCTGGTGTTGTTGCATACAACACTGTGATGGGCAGGTTATGTGAAATGGGACATTGGAGGGGTGTTCTGAAGCTGTTGACAGACATGATCAAGAAAGGTGTGATGCCAAACACGAGGACGTTCAACATTGCCATTCGTAGTCTTTGCATTGGTCGAAAGTGCTCCGCAGCCAAGAGCCTGGTCTGTAACCAAGGGTTTGCTGCAAATGTCGTGACATACAATACACTGATTGATTGGTTTTTCTACCATCGAACGCCTAGTGAGGTGGGCCGCCTAATGTCTGACATGGCAGCAGGAAATATTGCTGTAGATGAAGTTACTTACACTATATTCGTTGTTAGATTATGCAGAGATGGAAATTTTGCTAAGGCCAGTAGTTGCTTTCTAAAATCGCTAGAGAATGGACTGTCAATGGATCTTCTTGGCGTCCTTATAAACAGGCTTGCTTACAATGGCAAAATCACGGAGACTATTCGCATATTCCAGAATATGAGAGAAAGAAAAGGGTTTTCCCTAGATAATTCTGTATTTGACCTCACAATTGAAAGATTCTGTAGGGCCGGTTATTGTCATGACAAATATATACATAATCTTAACTCTATTCTAGATGCAATGTTGGGAAAGCAGTGA